One part of the Apium graveolens cultivar Ventura unplaced genomic scaffold, ASM990537v1 ctg9145, whole genome shotgun sequence genome encodes these proteins:
- the LOC141705632 gene encoding uncharacterized protein LOC141705632: MALIDNRINDRRDCILGAARGNLAYQKFMFTVYPKFGFSLETKNLDQILSFVHDFERHNLMNAGDKVFSLTYVVAYALTNSHHSIDYKKNEYIELDDVFSEIGSVEEKQFSDISPLDNSWAIDIAKNKPILG, translated from the coding sequence ATGGCTTTAATAGATAATAGAATCAATGATCGAAGAGATTGTATTTTAGGTGCTGCTAGAGGTAATTTAGCATACCAAAAATTCATGTTTACTGTCTATCCTAAATTTGGTTTTAGTTTAGAAACTAAAAATCTTGATCAGATATTATCTTTCGTGCATGACTTTGAAAGACATAATCTGATGAATGCAGGTGATAAAGTATTTAGCTTAACTTATGTTGTTGCTTATGCTTTAACTAATAGTCATCATAGCATCGACTATAAGAAAAACGAATATATCGAATTGGACGATGTATTCTCGGAAATAGGATCTGTAGAAGAAAAGCAATTTTCAGATATCAGTCCTTTAGATAATTCTTGGGCAATTGATATTGCAAAGAATAAACCAATTCTAGGATAA